The Amblyomma americanum isolate KBUSLIRL-KWMA chromosome 6, ASM5285725v1, whole genome shotgun sequence genome has a window encoding:
- the LOC144095210 gene encoding trypsin-1-like — translation MPALYFLLWLAAASLACGGSEEPGCGVSGTRRFRDDRIVGGTEAQDGQYPWQVSLQRKRDDFHFCGGSVIAPDIILTAAHCVESSTPDVLSVQAGLLDLRNPSSYSQRRSVSQIAVHESYSNVHNDIALLKLDTPFDVAASEGHISAVCLPPADYRLRGQVVVTGWGATRSGGPSSPTLRTVTVPVQGLFACTASGLTSYNSTTMFCAGIPGRDSCQGDSGGPAVQRNSGLYALVGITSFGLGCGIFPGFYTRVTAFIPWIAEHMAALRA, via the exons ATGCCTGCCCTGTACTTTCTGCTTTGGTTGGCGGCCGCCTCTTTGGCATGTG GCGGCTCCGAGGAACCCGGATGTGGCGTCTCTGGAACGCGACGGTTCAGAGACGACAGAATCGTGGGAGGCACAGAGGCTCAAGACGGCCAATACCCTTGGCAG GTGTCTCTTCAGAGAAAGAGGGACGACTTCCACTTCTGCGGCGGCAGCGTCATCGCACCCGACATCATCCTGACGGCAGCACACTGTGTTGAATC TTCCACCCCGGACGTGCTTTCAGTTCAAGCCGGTCTCCTGGACCTGAGAAACCCGTCCAGTTACAGTCAGAGACGTTCG GTTTCGCAGATCGCCGTGCACGAGTCATACAGCAACGTGCACAACGACATCGCGCTGCTGAAGCTGGACACACCCTTCGACGTGGCCGCTAGCGAGGGTCACATCAGCGCGGTCTGCCTGCCTCCCGCGGACTACAGGCTCAGGGGTCAGGTCGTCGTCACCGGATGGGGTGCCACCCGGTCAG GTGGACCTTCGTCGCCGACTTTGCGGACCGTGACCGTGCCGGTGCAAGGCCTTTTCGCGTGCACGGCGTCGGGCCTGACCAGCTACAACTCGACCACCATGTTCTGCGCGGGAATTCCTGGCAGGGACTCCTGTCAG GGAGACTCGGGGGGCCCCGCTGTGCAGCGTAACAGTGGCCTGTACGCCCTGGTCGGCATCACCTCGTTTGGCCTGGGATGCGGTATCTTTCCCGGATTCTACACGAGGGTCACCGCATTTATTCCTTGGATCGCCGAGCACATGGCTGCACTGCGTGCTTAG